A DNA window from Christiangramia salexigens contains the following coding sequences:
- a CDS encoding phenylacetate--CoA ligase family protein → MDWFKLSLQLNKFPIQKAKQKLEAIQAIPETDYAHYQRKRRNEIIDYHIQHNAFYREFFNWDGFDDWKRVPIMKKADLQQPMKERLSSTYNPKTAYIGKTSGSSGHPFIFAKNRFAHALSWAGFQDRYSWYDIDLNKSLQARFYGIPLDFYGNIQERLKDRISLRRRFNIFDLSEQKMQKFLERFQKSNFEYLNGYTSAIVLFSRFLEKKEIVLKELCPSLKICIVTSERLFEKDKEIIQQSLGVPVINEYGASEVGLIAFENTNNEWVVNSEDLYLEILDENDNILPYGEEGRVVITSLYNKAHPMIRYDIGDTGILSTSSTLKKPVLEKLIGRTNDIARLPDGKVVPGLTFYYVTKTVIEDNGNIKEFVIIQTDNDHFKIEYVSEEEFSPLQKKKIIDAIGVYVGKNLKIEFERLEILKRSPSGKLKQFTSLIE, encoded by the coding sequence TTGGATTGGTTCAAATTATCTTTACAACTTAATAAATTCCCGATACAGAAAGCCAAACAAAAACTCGAGGCTATCCAGGCAATTCCTGAAACCGATTATGCGCATTATCAGAGAAAACGTAGAAATGAGATCATAGATTATCATATTCAGCATAATGCGTTCTACCGGGAGTTTTTTAACTGGGATGGTTTTGATGACTGGAAGAGGGTTCCTATCATGAAAAAAGCTGACCTTCAGCAACCCATGAAGGAAAGGCTGAGTTCCACTTACAATCCAAAAACGGCATATATTGGCAAGACTTCAGGCAGCAGCGGACATCCGTTCATTTTTGCAAAAAACAGATTTGCACATGCTCTTAGCTGGGCGGGATTTCAGGATAGATATAGCTGGTATGATATAGACCTCAACAAGTCGCTTCAGGCAAGATTTTATGGGATCCCACTGGATTTTTACGGTAATATTCAGGAGCGCTTAAAAGACAGGATAAGTCTGAGACGCAGGTTCAATATTTTTGATCTTAGTGAACAGAAAATGCAGAAATTCCTTGAGAGATTTCAAAAATCCAACTTTGAATATCTCAATGGATATACCAGTGCAATCGTTTTATTTTCCAGGTTCCTAGAGAAAAAAGAAATTGTTTTAAAGGAATTATGCCCAAGTCTTAAGATCTGCATAGTTACTTCAGAAAGGCTGTTTGAAAAAGATAAGGAGATCATTCAACAGTCGCTAGGTGTACCAGTGATCAATGAATACGGAGCCAGTGAAGTGGGACTTATTGCTTTTGAAAACACGAATAACGAATGGGTTGTGAACTCTGAAGATCTTTATTTAGAGATACTTGATGAAAATGATAATATACTTCCCTATGGTGAGGAAGGAAGAGTAGTGATCACCTCACTGTATAACAAGGCTCACCCAATGATCCGTTATGATATAGGGGACACCGGAATCTTATCTACAAGCAGTACCCTTAAAAAACCTGTTCTGGAAAAACTAATCGGTAGAACCAACGATATTGCGCGGCTACCGGATGGAAAAGTTGTACCGGGACTTACCTTCTATTACGTCACTAAGACAGTGATAGAAGATAATGGAAATATCAAAGAATTTGTGATCATCCAGACCGATAATGATCATTTTAAAATTGAATATGTTAGCGAAGAAGAATTCAGCCCACTTCAGAAGAAGAAAATTATTGATGCTATTGGAGTTTATGTAGGCAAGAATCTTAAAATAGAATTCGAAAGGCTGGAGATATTGAAGAGAAGTCCCAGCGGAAAACTTAAGCAATTCACC